A single region of the Oncorhynchus keta strain PuntledgeMale-10-30-2019 chromosome 4, Oket_V2, whole genome shotgun sequence genome encodes:
- the LOC127929827 gene encoding translation initiation factor IF-2-like codes for MTRHNSLHYLHSPRPAHGQPTARPRPDHGQPTARPRPDHGQPTASPRPDHGQPTASPRPDHGQTTASPRPDHGQPTASPRPDHGQPTARPRPAHGQPTARPRPDHGQTTASPRPAHGQTTASPRPDHGQTTARPRPAHGQTRASPRPAHGQTTAASPRPAHGQTTRQTHASPRPAHGQPTASPRPDHGQPTASPRPDHGQTTARPRPDHGQPTARPRPDHGQPTARPRPAHGQTTARPRPAHGQTTARPRPAHGQTTARPRPAHGQTTARPQPAHGQTTARPRPAHGQTTARPRPDHSQTTASPRPDHSQTTARPQPDHLNVNI; via the coding sequence ATGACACGTCATAACTCTCTTCATTACCTTCACAGCCCACGGCCAGCCCACGGCCAGCCCACGGCCAGACCACGGCCAGACCACGGCCAGCCCACGGCCAGACCACGGCCAGACCACGGCCAGCCCACGGCCAGCCCACGGCCAGACCACGGCCAGCCCACGGCCAGCCCACGGCCAGACCACGGCCAGACCACGGCCAGCCCACGGCCAGACCACGGCCAGCCCACGGCCAGCCCACGGCCAGACCACGGCCAGCCCACGGCCAGACCACGGCCAGCCCACGGCCAGCCCACGGCCAGACCACGGCCAGACCACGGCCAGACCACGGCCAGCCCACGGCCAGCCCACGGCCAGACCACGGCCAGCCCACGGCCAGACCACGGCCAGACCACGGCCAGACCACGGCCAGCCCACGGCCAGACCAGGGCCAGCCCACGGCCAGCCCACGGCCAGACCACGGCGGCCAGCCCACGGCCAGCCCACGGCCAGACCACGCGCCAGACCCACGCCAGCCCACGGCCAGCCCACGGCCAGCCCACGGCCAGCCCACGGCCAGACCACGGCCAGCCCACGGCCAGCCCACGGCCAGACCACGGCCAGACCACGGCCAGACCACGGCCAGACCACGGCCAGCCCACGGCCAGACCACGGCCAGACCACGGCCAGCCCACGGCCAGACCACGGCCAGCCCACGGCCAGACCACGGCCAGACCACGGCCAGCCCACGGCCAGACCACGGCCAGACCACGGCCAGCCCACGGCCAGACCACGGCCAGACCACGGCCAGCCCACGGccagaccacagccagaccacaGCCAGCCCACGGccagaccacagccagaccacgGCCAGCCCACGGccagaccacagccagaccacggccagaccacagccagaccacgGCCAGCCCACGGccagaccacagccagaccacagccagaccacagccagaccaccTCAACGTGAATATTTGA